A region from the Acyrthosiphon pisum isolate AL4f chromosome A1, pea_aphid_22Mar2018_4r6ur, whole genome shotgun sequence genome encodes:
- the LOC100168528 gene encoding transmembrane protein 223 (The RefSeq protein has 1 frameshift compared to this genomic sequence), whose translation MTFQRILNILPCLRCVTFNRTFNILDKLHKNQLDKFKCFNRRHFNEQSIFNLNTNVPKDVLLYKSSSDKTYKMISVFSIVQFGFWLTVADSYNVLLNKEPDNNVNHQPISWVDKIKSQGKNNNNWHSHRLFMYGYNVNSYMLCLHNEICENAGFV comes from the exons atGACGTTTCAacgaatattgaatattttacctTGTCTACGATGTGTCACGTTCAATCGAACATTCAACATTCTTGATAAATTGCACAAAAATCAATTGGACAAATTCAAATGTTTCAATAGGAGACATTTTAACGaacaatcaatatttaatttaaataccaacGTCCCAAAAGATGTACTTCTATACAAATCGTCTAGTGACAAAACATACAAAATGATCAGCGTGTTTTCTATAGTTCAGTTCGGTTTTTGGCTTACAGTTGCAGATTCTTACAATGTCTTATTGAACAAAGAGCCTGACAATAATGTAAACCATCAGCCAATATCATGGGTAGATAAAATCAAAtctcaa aaaaataacaacaattggCATTCCCATCGCTTGTTTATGTATGG GTACAATGTTAATAGCTATATGCTCTGTCTACACAATGAAATCTGTGAAAATGCTGGTTTTGTGTAA
- the LOC100168528 gene encoding transmembrane protein 223 isoform X1, translated as MTFQRILNILPCLRCVTFNRTFNILDKLHKNQLDKFKCFNRRHFNEQSIFNLNTNVPKDVLLYKSSSDKTYKMISVFSIVQFGFWLTVADSYNVLLNKEPDNNVNHQPISWVDKIKSQGKITTIGIPIACLCMGTMLIAICSVYTMKSVKMLVLCKGGDRLSITSFGFFNRNITTTIPLETVSCAVGRNSSGQSIPLKVKGKWFHYTLDKNGKIYNPKLFDYTAGLSRNV; from the exons atGACGTTTCAacgaatattgaatattttacctTGTCTACGATGTGTCACGTTCAATCGAACATTCAACATTCTTGATAAATTGCACAAAAATCAATTGGACAAATTCAAATGTTTCAATAGGAGACATTTTAACGaacaatcaatatttaatttaaataccaacGTCCCAAAAGATGTACTTCTATACAAATCGTCTAGTGACAAAACATACAAAATGATCAGCGTGTTTTCTATAGTTCAGTTCGGTTTTTGGCTTACAGTTGCAGATTCTTACAATGTCTTATTGAACAAAGAGCCTGACAATAATGTAAACCATCAGCCAATATCATGGGTAGATAAAATCAAAtctcaaggaaaaataacaacaattggCATTCCCATCGCTTGTTTATGTATGG GTACAATGTTAATAGCTATATGCTCTGTCTACACAATGAAATCTGTGAAAATGCTGGTTTTGTGTAAAGGAGGCGATCGTTTGAGTATAACATCTTTTGGTTTTTTCAATCGAAATATAACAACAACTATACCTCTTGAAACA gTTAGTTGTGCTGTTGGAAGAAATTCAAGTGGGCAAAGTATACCACTTAAAGTCAAAGGGAAATGGTTTCACTATACATTAGATAAAAATGGCAAAATTTATAATcccaaattatttgattatactgCGGGATTGAGTAggaatgtataa